One genomic window of Pelodiscus sinensis isolate JC-2024 chromosome 14, ASM4963464v1, whole genome shotgun sequence includes the following:
- the CD276 gene encoding CD276 antigen translates to MPGPWLLLGLLAPALAGTVDIQVPEEPVVALFGRDAVLRCSFAPGAGFHLAQLSLMWKKTSLHSAFLTDTKQLVHSFAEGRDQLADQGSGYANRTALFYEELPQGNVSLLLQRVQIADEGTFTCFVRVQDYSSAAVTLQVAALYSKPSLNLEPSKGLKPGDLVALTCHAAHGYPAATVLWQDGHGHNLTENVTTSQVANGDGLFALRSVLRVAVEPQSTYSCLVRNPLLRQEAHASVTITGQHLAFPAVALWVTVGLAVCILGLLGALAYVCRKKIRQSCREEEQSGGLEEQDEEGGEPKTALQPLTSPENKEGKEQELD, encoded by the exons ATGCCCGGCCCATGGCTCCTGCTGGGCCTGCTGGCGCCTGCTCTGGCTG GCACGGTGGATATCCAGGTGCCCGAGGAGCCCGTGGTCGCCCTGTTCGGCCGGGACGCCGTCCTGCGCTGCTCCTTCGCGCCCGGTGCCGGCTTCCACCTGGCCCAGCTCAGCCTCATGTGGAAGAAAACGAGCCTCCACTCTGCCTTC CTGACGGACACCAAGCAGCTGGTGCACAGCTTCGCCGAGGGGCGGGACCAGCTGGCCGACCAGGGCAGCGGCTACGCCAACCGCACGGCGCTCTTCTATgaggagctgccccagggcaacGTCTCGCTGCTGCTGCAGCGGGTGCAGATCGCCGACGAGGGCACCTTCACCTGCTTCGTCCGGGTCCAGGACTACAGCAGCGCGGCCGTGACGCTGCAGGTGGCCG CCTTGTATTCCAAGCCCAGCCTGAACCTGGAGCCCAGCAAGGGCCTGAAGCCAGGGGACCTGGTGGCCCTGACCTGCCACGCGGCCCACGGCTACCCTGCGGCCACGGTGCTCTGGCAGGACGGGCACGGCCACAACCTCACGGAGAACGTCACCACCTCGCAGGTGGCCAACGGGGACGGGCTGTTCGCGCTGCGGAGCGTCCTGCGGGTGGCGGTGGAGCCCCAGAGCACCTACTCCTGCCTGGTGCGCAACCCCCTGCTGCGGCAGGAGGCCCACGCCTCCGTCACCATCACCG GCCAGCACCTCGCCTTCCCGGCCGTGGCCCTCTGGGTGACCGTGGGCCTGGCCGTCTGCATcctggggctgctgggagccctggcctaCGTGTGCCGGAAGAAAATTcgccagagctgcagggaggaggagcagagcggCG ggctggaggagcaggacgaGGAGGGTGGAGAGCCCAAGACAG CTCTGCAGCCTCTGACGAGCCCGGAGAACAAGGAAG GCAAGGAGCAGGAACTCGACTGA